In a genomic window of Pseudomonas mohnii:
- a CDS encoding D-cysteine desulfhydrase family protein, giving the protein MPHDLSHLETSLAAYPRATLLEGPTPIQKLSRLSQLPEMNGCNLYVKRDDLTGLGGGGNKLRKLEFLLGEALAQGADTLVTWGGFQSNHARLTAAVAARQGLACELILTPSAVRTDDDFRHNGNVVLDALFGAKIHRLPLGVVPDGYAAERVEKLRHEGQKPFVMPLGGSSPRGSLGYAACAAEILRQADALGVHFDRIIVPNGSAGTHSGLLAGVTLAHSSTQIAGYTVLATEDQAAATTLEKTRQVLQLLDPRATLAESAVSVDGSQRGEAYGAPTEAMLDAVRLLASHEGLLTDPVYGGKAFAGLLAAVRAGDYPAGSNLLFVMTGGLPGIFAYRNAFD; this is encoded by the coding sequence ATGCCCCATGACTTGAGTCACCTCGAAACCTCGCTCGCCGCCTACCCGCGGGCAACGCTGCTCGAAGGCCCGACACCGATTCAGAAACTGTCCCGATTGAGCCAGTTGCCCGAGATGAACGGCTGCAATCTCTACGTCAAACGAGATGACCTGACAGGTCTCGGCGGTGGCGGAAACAAGCTGCGTAAACTGGAGTTTTTACTCGGCGAAGCCTTGGCGCAAGGTGCCGACACACTCGTGACCTGGGGCGGTTTCCAGTCCAATCACGCACGGTTGACCGCCGCTGTCGCGGCTCGCCAGGGCCTGGCCTGCGAACTGATTCTGACCCCGTCCGCCGTGCGCACCGACGATGACTTTCGTCACAACGGCAACGTTGTGCTGGACGCCCTTTTCGGCGCGAAGATCCATCGGCTTCCCCTTGGCGTCGTTCCTGATGGTTATGCCGCCGAACGGGTCGAAAAACTCAGGCATGAAGGTCAAAAACCCTTCGTGATGCCGCTGGGCGGCTCCAGTCCCAGAGGCAGTCTGGGTTACGCCGCCTGCGCGGCCGAGATCCTGCGCCAGGCCGATGCGCTCGGTGTGCATTTCGACCGGATCATCGTTCCCAATGGCAGTGCCGGAACCCATTCAGGCCTGTTGGCCGGCGTCACCCTCGCCCACTCATCAACGCAAATCGCCGGCTATACCGTACTCGCTACCGAAGACCAGGCGGCAGCCACGACCCTGGAAAAAACCCGCCAGGTCCTACAACTACTTGACCCCCGCGCCACGTTGGCCGAAAGCGCTGTCAGCGTTGACGGCAGCCAGCGCGGCGAAGCCTATGGCGCCCCCACCGAGGCCATGCTCGACGCGGTACGGCTGCTGGCATCCCACGAAGGCCTCCTTACGGACCCAGTCTACGGCGGCAAGGCCTTCGCCGGACTGCTGGCGGCGGTTCGCGCCGGCGACTATCCGGCAGGAAGCAACCTGCTATTTGTGATGACCGGCGGCCTGCCCGGCATTTTCGCTTACCGCAACGCCTTCGACTGA
- a CDS encoding EF-hand domain-containing protein: MSRMSNKSRIGLIAVALAGSMNLASSAFAADALPQGYQLASAEKTSEGKCGEGKCGASETGAKATKTSEGKCGEGKCGDASFARTDTDHDGRVSLKELLTVAPQGGEEFKAMDTNNDGYLSEAEVYKYRTNQYTSNGKKVPTELFTKMSKAQG; the protein is encoded by the coding sequence ATGTCCCGTATGTCGAACAAATCCCGCATTGGCCTGATCGCAGTTGCACTGGCCGGCAGCATGAACCTCGCTTCGTCCGCCTTTGCCGCAGACGCACTGCCACAAGGCTATCAACTCGCGTCGGCGGAAAAGACCAGTGAAGGCAAGTGTGGCGAAGGCAAGTGTGGTGCCAGCGAAACCGGCGCCAAGGCGACCAAGACCAGTGAAGGAAAATGCGGTGAAGGCAAGTGCGGCGATGCATCCTTCGCCCGTACCGACACCGATCACGATGGCCGCGTGTCGCTCAAGGAGCTGCTGACCGTTGCTCCCCAGGGTGGCGAAGAGTTCAAGGCGATGGACACCAACAACGACGGTTACCTCTCCGAGGCCGAGGTCTACAAGTACCGCACCAATCAGTACACCTCCAACGGCAAGAAAGTGCCGACCGAACTGTTCACCAAAATGAGCAAAGCCCAAGGCTGA
- a CDS encoding metallophosphoesterase, with product MKRTTTPSLSAKRLVLRRIVRCAGIAIAILLAGGGYWLYTPPSPFVPLSGLEPSAVSMIALGDQGSGNMQQWRVGQAMEQVAAREGRLDMVVLLGDNFYGKALTSTHDLSWQIKFERVYWGHWLSHVPFYAVLGNHDYPVSQKVEIEYGQQQKGSGRWQMPMNFYTKDFGNVDGRPLVRMVFLDTSAPRESLQQQIDLIDQAFQAPGPAPVWRIAASHHPVRNEGEHGEESDLIARLLPVLQRNKVDVFLSGHNHNQQLLLRAGEPAWVISGAGGQKLDNLSISPEQSTFAASRAGFAKLDFNADQLRLAYYNDRGDLESDYRWARNCPWMAKGCLLPDVVPQNIAQSEH from the coding sequence TTGAAACGCACAACGACTCCATCGCTGTCTGCAAAACGCTTGGTACTCCGAAGGATTGTGCGCTGCGCAGGCATCGCCATCGCTATTTTATTGGCCGGTGGCGGTTATTGGCTCTACACCCCGCCATCGCCCTTTGTTCCGTTGTCAGGTCTGGAGCCTTCCGCTGTGTCGATGATCGCGTTGGGCGATCAAGGCAGCGGAAACATGCAGCAGTGGCGGGTCGGGCAGGCCATGGAACAGGTTGCGGCCAGAGAAGGGCGCCTGGACATGGTGGTGCTGCTGGGCGACAACTTCTACGGCAAGGCATTGACCAGTACCCATGACCTGAGCTGGCAAATCAAATTCGAGCGGGTCTATTGGGGGCACTGGCTCAGTCACGTGCCGTTCTACGCGGTCCTGGGCAACCACGATTACCCGGTGTCGCAAAAGGTCGAAATCGAATACGGCCAACAACAAAAGGGGTCGGGCCGCTGGCAAATGCCGATGAACTTTTACACCAAGGATTTCGGTAACGTCGACGGGCGTCCGTTGGTGCGAATGGTGTTCCTCGATACGTCGGCGCCACGTGAAAGCCTGCAACAGCAAATCGACCTGATCGATCAGGCATTCCAGGCACCCGGCCCGGCTCCGGTGTGGCGCATTGCAGCATCCCATCACCCGGTGCGCAATGAGGGCGAACATGGTGAAGAGTCGGACTTGATCGCCCGGCTCCTGCCTGTGTTGCAACGCAATAAGGTTGATGTGTTCCTGTCCGGACACAATCACAATCAGCAGCTGCTGCTGCGTGCCGGGGAACCCGCGTGGGTCATCTCCGGTGCGGGCGGTCAGAAGCTCGACAACTTGAGTATCTCCCCGGAGCAAAGCACGTTCGCCGCATCACGGGCAGGTTTTGCCAAACTCGACTTTAACGCCGATCAGTTACGGCTGGCGTATTACAACGATCGAGGTGATCTGGAGTCCGACTATCGCTGGGCCAGAAACTGCCCGTGGATGGCCAAGGGGTGCTTGCTTCCCGACGTTGTTCCACAAAACATCGCCCAGTCGGAGCACTGA
- a CDS encoding YSC84-related protein has translation MTQSMRFFLSMVLATASLASTSLLNTAGAATAEDLNTDSRQALQTLYKTNPLSETLSHKAKAVLVFPKIIKAGLVFGGSYGEGVLMKGTKVEDYYNSVSGSWGLQAGAQSYGYVVFLMNDKALKYITETKGWEIGVGPTVVVVDEGVAKNLSSSTLKDDAYAFIFDQQGLMAGISIEGTKISLIKR, from the coding sequence ATGACTCAATCAATGCGCTTCTTCCTGTCGATGGTCCTCGCGACAGCCTCATTGGCATCGACAAGCCTCCTGAACACTGCGGGAGCGGCCACCGCCGAAGATCTGAATACCGACTCTCGACAAGCATTACAGACGCTCTACAAGACCAATCCCCTATCCGAGACCCTCTCGCACAAAGCCAAAGCCGTGCTTGTCTTCCCGAAAATCATCAAGGCGGGCCTTGTATTCGGCGGCAGCTATGGTGAGGGAGTATTAATGAAGGGCACGAAAGTCGAGGATTACTACAACTCCGTCAGCGGTTCGTGGGGGCTGCAGGCGGGCGCCCAATCCTATGGCTATGTGGTTTTCCTGATGAACGACAAAGCCTTGAAATACATCACTGAAACCAAGGGCTGGGAAATCGGCGTAGGGCCGACGGTTGTGGTGGTCGATGAAGGGGTTGCGAAGAACCTGTCCAGCTCGACGCTGAAGGACGACGCCTACGCGTTTATCTTCGACCAACAAGGATTGATGGCCGGGATCAGTATCGAAGGGACGAAGATATCCCTGATCAAGCGCTAG
- a CDS encoding DNA/RNA non-specific endonuclease codes for MHLRKIAVGLSALVLLSTGAEARSLLDFIKPPAQHQEPQSRSGSISQSAALDLYSNKQKQPSFDGCADLFPASRPINLASVPSTMNPLALCSDNFAVLYSQTSKTPLVVVERLNAAQLQDAKGEERTNQFYPDPRIPKGGRAELSDYRSQHPAVDRGHQSPAADAPSPNAMAQSFALSNMVPQDPTNNRKIWSKVESDVRKFAKRADGNVFVFTGPLFDAGHATIGDNKVWVPTRLFKLVYDASSKRAWAYVLPNAETRIERPIDYDAFVKSTGLKLLGNLPVTGSVGRS; via the coding sequence ATGCACCTACGCAAAATTGCAGTTGGGCTGTCAGCCCTTGTTTTGCTCTCGACCGGGGCAGAAGCCCGCAGTCTGCTGGACTTCATCAAGCCGCCCGCCCAGCATCAGGAGCCGCAGTCCCGCTCCGGTTCGATCAGCCAGAGCGCGGCACTGGACCTCTACTCAAACAAACAGAAGCAACCGTCGTTCGATGGCTGCGCGGATCTGTTCCCGGCCTCCAGACCGATCAACCTGGCCTCCGTGCCTTCCACCATGAACCCCCTGGCCCTGTGTTCCGACAATTTCGCGGTGCTGTACTCACAAACCAGCAAGACGCCGCTGGTGGTCGTAGAGCGTCTGAATGCCGCGCAGCTTCAGGATGCAAAAGGGGAGGAACGCACTAACCAGTTCTACCCGGACCCTCGTATCCCCAAGGGGGGGCGGGCAGAATTGAGCGATTACCGCAGCCAGCATCCGGCCGTGGACCGCGGTCATCAATCCCCGGCTGCCGATGCACCGAGCCCCAATGCCATGGCCCAGTCCTTCGCGCTGTCGAACATGGTTCCGCAAGACCCGACCAATAACCGCAAGATCTGGAGCAAGGTCGAGTCCGACGTCAGGAAGTTTGCCAAACGGGCCGACGGCAATGTCTTTGTCTTCACCGGACCGCTGTTCGACGCTGGCCACGCGACGATTGGCGACAACAAGGTCTGGGTACCGACGCGCCTGTTCAAGCTGGTGTATGACGCATCGTCCAAGCGGGCCTGGGCTTACGTACTGCCCAACGCGGAAACCCGTATCGAGAGACCGATCGACTATGACGCTTTCGTGAAAAGCACCGGACTCAAGTTGCTGGGCAATCTGCCGGTCACGGGTTCAGTGGGGCGCAGTTGA
- a CDS encoding AEC family transporter, with translation MLDRIVGPILPVAFVIALGYIAGKRGRLTHSDSLLISRLVLGWIFPALLFVGMASTPREQLLDFKFVAATFIGIMGMYTIALAIGWFTTRNLKVATLKGFVNGYPDAAFMGIPILATMYGAGSIYSVLVLNLVASLVMIPLTTMLLTIADGKGSGSQAFVSSLSGAVRRPLMWAPALGILISLLQVKMPPIAAESLTLLGKATPGVSLLCLGLIMSSEKLKMSGEVWGNLGLKLFIHPVLMFAATVLLGTHGLYAQQMILLCALPSATIPAMFANQTGAYQSEAATSILVSTVLSIVTFSAAIYLIDGGLAAA, from the coding sequence ATGTTAGACAGGATCGTAGGGCCCATTCTGCCCGTCGCCTTTGTGATCGCGCTGGGCTATATCGCCGGCAAGCGCGGACGACTGACCCATTCGGACAGCCTGCTGATCAGCCGGCTGGTACTCGGCTGGATATTCCCGGCGCTGCTTTTTGTCGGGATGGCGAGCACGCCGCGTGAACAGCTCCTCGACTTCAAGTTCGTCGCGGCCACGTTCATCGGCATCATGGGCATGTACACGATAGCGCTGGCGATCGGCTGGTTCACCACTCGCAATCTCAAGGTTGCAACGCTCAAGGGCTTCGTCAACGGTTACCCGGACGCAGCTTTCATGGGCATCCCCATCCTCGCGACGATGTACGGCGCCGGCAGCATTTATTCGGTGCTCGTGCTGAACCTGGTCGCGAGTCTGGTGATGATCCCGCTGACGACCATGTTGCTCACCATCGCCGATGGAAAGGGCAGTGGTTCCCAGGCATTCGTGTCGAGCCTGTCGGGAGCGGTCCGCCGTCCGCTGATGTGGGCACCGGCCCTGGGCATTCTGATCTCGCTGCTGCAGGTCAAGATGCCACCGATTGCGGCGGAGTCCCTCACGCTTCTGGGCAAGGCGACGCCTGGCGTATCGCTGCTGTGCCTGGGTTTGATCATGTCGTCGGAGAAACTGAAAATGTCCGGTGAAGTGTGGGGCAACCTCGGGCTCAAGCTGTTCATTCACCCGGTGTTGATGTTCGCCGCCACGGTTTTGCTGGGCACGCACGGCCTTTACGCACAACAGATGATTCTGCTTTGTGCGCTTCCGTCGGCGACCATCCCGGCCATGTTCGCGAACCAGACCGGTGCTTATCAGAGTGAAGCCGCGACCTCCATTCTGGTCAGCACGGTGCTGTCGATCGTGACGTTTTCTGCGGCGATCTACCTGATCGATGGAGGGCTTGCCGCAGCCTGA
- a CDS encoding mandelate racemase/muconate lactonizing enzyme family protein, producing MKIASIETIPLRIPFTTGGRSAGGVWGPKDLQMVDSLVVKITTDDGIVGWGETFGFTAIPAVKVVIDTILAPELIGSDATRREKLQGDLQKKFHVFGRSGAFIYGLSAIDIALWDIAGKAAGRPIYQLLGGSEATSLAAYASLIRYADPELIRINVQRAVNSGFRHLKLHEVDVEVIRAACEAAGPDVEITLDVNAPWTVREALDMTEKLRPLNLRWIEEPVWPPENYSGLATVRKQGGIPVAAGENASTLMDFQHLLEAGAVDFVQPSPAKMGGITELQKVYALANAHGVTVMVHAFYDGPGLLAAVHGSAALGGAKSLVEWRYFDLEAQLYGDAIIPRNGRIDVPQGPGLGIEPDQDVIRDYRFKP from the coding sequence ATGAAAATTGCCAGTATTGAAACCATTCCGCTGCGGATCCCCTTTACCACGGGAGGACGGTCGGCCGGCGGGGTATGGGGGCCGAAAGACCTTCAGATGGTCGATTCCCTCGTGGTCAAGATCACCACCGATGACGGTATCGTGGGCTGGGGCGAAACCTTCGGTTTTACCGCGATACCCGCCGTGAAAGTCGTGATCGACACTATTCTTGCGCCCGAACTGATCGGCAGTGATGCCACTCGGCGCGAGAAGTTGCAGGGCGATCTGCAGAAGAAATTTCACGTCTTCGGTCGCAGCGGTGCGTTCATCTATGGGCTTTCGGCGATTGACATCGCGCTGTGGGATATCGCGGGCAAGGCGGCCGGCAGGCCGATCTACCAGCTGCTTGGCGGCAGTGAGGCCACTTCGCTGGCGGCCTATGCAAGCCTGATCCGCTATGCCGACCCTGAACTCATCCGCATCAACGTACAGCGTGCGGTCAACAGCGGTTTCCGCCACCTCAAGTTGCACGAGGTGGATGTCGAGGTCATCCGCGCCGCGTGCGAAGCCGCAGGTCCCGACGTGGAAATCACCCTCGACGTCAACGCCCCCTGGACGGTGCGCGAAGCGCTCGACATGACCGAGAAACTTCGCCCGTTGAATCTGCGCTGGATCGAAGAGCCGGTGTGGCCGCCGGAAAACTATTCGGGGCTGGCGACGGTGCGCAAGCAAGGCGGCATCCCGGTTGCAGCCGGCGAAAACGCGTCGACGCTGATGGACTTCCAGCACCTGCTTGAAGCCGGCGCGGTCGATTTCGTTCAGCCCAGCCCGGCCAAAATGGGTGGCATCACCGAACTGCAAAAAGTCTATGCGCTGGCTAACGCCCACGGCGTCACCGTGATGGTCCACGCCTTTTATGACGGCCCCGGCCTGCTGGCCGCCGTGCATGGCAGTGCGGCCCTGGGCGGTGCGAAATCCTTGGTCGAATGGCGTTACTTCGATCTCGAAGCGCAGCTGTATGGCGACGCCATCATTCCGCGTAACGGCCGCATCGACGTACCGCAAGGGCCGGGGCTCGGCATCGAGCCAGACCAGGACGTCATCCGGGACTACCGCTTCAAACCCTGA
- a CDS encoding FadR/GntR family transcriptional regulator, giving the protein MSEMNVQPVARRPHLAEHIARSLSEEIASGRLRPGDRLPTEQFLSQNFGVSRNVVREGIATLRAQGLIQSRQGVGVFVSAAAQSPEPLAPRESTPLLDGDNTMRNMFEVRAVLESQAAALAASHMTPHTLKTIQAAVLRMQYEGEPTLDTVNADLDFHRAVAAASGNDYLETMIRTVLEPMRALISMTFARRGPVFSNIPHAARGEHEDLVQAFINRDAEAARRIMGQHIVSAASRFGYEITFF; this is encoded by the coding sequence ATGAGTGAAATGAATGTGCAACCCGTGGCGCGGCGCCCTCATCTGGCTGAGCACATCGCCCGCTCGTTGAGTGAAGAGATTGCCTCCGGCCGACTGCGGCCAGGCGACCGCCTTCCGACCGAACAGTTTCTCTCGCAAAACTTCGGCGTCAGCAGGAATGTGGTGCGCGAAGGCATCGCCACGCTTCGAGCCCAGGGACTGATCCAGTCGCGCCAGGGCGTGGGCGTATTCGTCTCGGCCGCCGCCCAGTCGCCGGAGCCTTTGGCGCCGCGTGAAAGCACGCCGTTGCTGGACGGTGACAATACGATGCGCAACATGTTCGAAGTACGGGCTGTACTGGAAAGCCAGGCCGCTGCGCTGGCGGCATCGCATATGACGCCCCACACGCTGAAAACGATTCAGGCGGCGGTGCTGCGAATGCAGTACGAAGGGGAACCGACTCTGGACACGGTCAACGCTGACCTCGACTTCCATCGGGCGGTGGCTGCCGCGTCAGGCAACGACTATCTCGAGACAATGATCCGCACGGTGCTCGAACCGATGCGAGCGCTGATCTCCATGACCTTTGCACGGCGGGGTCCGGTGTTCAGCAATATTCCCCATGCAGCGCGCGGCGAGCATGAAGACCTCGTGCAGGCATTCATCAACCGGGATGCGGAAGCGGCGCGTCGGATCATGGGCCAGCACATTGTCAGTGCCGCATCGCGATTCGGCTACGAGATCACGTTCTTCTGA
- a CDS encoding winged helix-turn-helix transcriptional regulator, giving the protein MAIKKSSPETLCPISRAESVVGDRWTVLVLRELFMRSHRFDEIQAQTGGTPQMVAARLKSLEADGLVERRAYSERPLRHEYHLTEKGQAFYSVILALRAWGETWCKSQEEGLAVRYTHQTCGQPAGLGPLCEHCGQLLRREELISEPSAAYALERQARRDAFKGSRAAEPSTKVDKPD; this is encoded by the coding sequence ATGGCGATAAAAAAGAGTAGTCCTGAAACCCTGTGCCCGATTTCCCGGGCCGAATCGGTCGTCGGAGATCGCTGGACCGTGCTGGTGCTCAGGGAATTGTTCATGCGCAGTCATCGCTTCGATGAGATCCAGGCGCAGACAGGTGGCACTCCCCAGATGGTCGCCGCACGCCTGAAAAGCCTGGAAGCCGACGGGCTGGTCGAACGTCGTGCCTACAGCGAACGGCCGCTGCGTCACGAGTACCACCTCACTGAAAAGGGGCAGGCCTTTTACTCGGTGATTCTTGCCTTGCGTGCCTGGGGGGAAACCTGGTGCAAATCGCAAGAGGAGGGCCTGGCGGTCCGATACACCCACCAGACCTGCGGGCAACCCGCCGGGCTCGGGCCGCTTTGCGAACATTGCGGCCAGCTGTTGCGCCGTGAAGAACTGATCAGTGAGCCGAGTGCCGCTTATGCCCTGGAGCGACAGGCGCGGCGTGATGCGTTCAAGGGCAGTCGTGCCGCGGAGCCCTCAACGAAAGTCGATAAGCCTGACTGA
- a CDS encoding isochorismatase family cysteine hydrolase has translation MSNAAYPLGRTAYLLVDPYNDFLSEGGKVFPLIKPIAEQVGLLDNLRALDRTVRSLDIPVVIVPHRRWEKGDYENWDHPSPSQCKIQHMHHFARGEWGGEWHPDFAPKDGDIVVSEHWGSSGFANTDLDFRLKQMGVTHVIIVGLLANTCIEATARYAQELGYHVTLVRDATAAFKPEMMHAAHELNGPTFAHAIVTTDELIATLAQ, from the coding sequence ATGTCGAACGCTGCCTACCCGCTTGGCCGGACCGCTTACCTGCTGGTCGACCCCTACAACGATTTTCTGTCCGAGGGCGGCAAAGTCTTCCCCTTGATCAAGCCGATCGCCGAGCAAGTCGGCCTGCTCGACAACCTGCGCGCCCTCGATCGTACTGTCCGCTCCCTCGACATTCCGGTGGTCATCGTACCGCACCGGCGCTGGGAAAAAGGCGACTACGAAAACTGGGATCACCCGAGCCCCTCCCAGTGCAAGATCCAGCACATGCACCACTTCGCACGCGGGGAATGGGGCGGTGAATGGCACCCGGATTTCGCGCCAAAGGACGGTGACATCGTTGTTTCCGAACACTGGGGATCGAGCGGTTTCGCCAACACCGACCTCGATTTCCGCTTGAAGCAAATGGGTGTCACCCACGTGATCATCGTCGGCCTGCTGGCCAATACCTGCATTGAGGCCACCGCCCGTTACGCTCAGGAACTCGGCTACCACGTCACCCTGGTGCGAGACGCCACTGCGGCATTCAAGCCGGAAATGATGCACGCCGCCCATGAACTCAACGGCCCGACGTTCGCCCACGCCATCGTGACGACGGACGAACTCATCGCCACGCTGGCGCAGTAA
- a CDS encoding aldehyde dehydrogenase (NADP(+)) codes for MKLTGNLLIGAHEIPATEGTMKALNPATNQLIEPDFALGGVEQVDRAATLADEAFDAYSHTSLAERSAFLERIADHLDAASKALAARAALETGLPEAQLQGEVARAATQFRQFADVVRKGRFLQVAIDPAQPDRQPRPRMDHRLQKIAIGPVAIFGASNFPISYSVAGGDTASALASGATVIVKAHNAHPGASEIQARAIRQAVQDSGLPEGVFSMVRGSGNAIGEALVDHPLIKAVTFTGSEQGGMALYRRAQQRPEPIPVFTEMTSVNPTFVLPHALAGRGSQIGDGFAERMLVNVGQACLKPAILIAIEGTGFDALRAAMAQRAAQAGARPMLTPGIHASYIRGLDDLQRAGARLAAEGEPAHGDLDGHSALLEVDGAHFLSETALAHEVFGPAALLVKVRDAAQMLAVARSLRGQLSAAMHLEQTDIELARRLLPILERRTGRIVVNAFAHPQEVSFATIHGGPFPASSDSRFTSVGMTSIERFLRPVSYQGFPDALLPEALRDINALAVPRSVDGQ; via the coding sequence ATGAAATTGACCGGAAATCTGCTGATCGGCGCCCATGAAATCCCTGCCACCGAAGGGACCATGAAGGCGCTGAACCCCGCGACCAACCAGCTCATCGAGCCGGATTTCGCCCTGGGCGGCGTCGAGCAGGTCGACAGGGCCGCGACCCTCGCCGACGAGGCCTTTGACGCCTACAGCCATACCTCGCTCGCCGAGCGCTCGGCGTTCCTCGAACGCATCGCCGACCATCTCGATGCCGCCAGCAAAGCGCTCGCGGCACGGGCAGCGCTGGAGACCGGTTTGCCCGAGGCGCAACTGCAGGGTGAAGTCGCAAGAGCCGCCACCCAGTTCCGCCAGTTCGCCGATGTCGTGCGCAAAGGGCGCTTCCTGCAAGTGGCCATCGACCCGGCGCAACCTGATCGCCAACCCCGCCCGCGCATGGACCATCGACTGCAGAAAATCGCCATCGGCCCGGTAGCGATTTTTGGCGCGAGCAACTTCCCTATCAGCTACTCGGTGGCCGGTGGCGACACCGCTTCGGCATTGGCCTCTGGCGCAACAGTCATCGTCAAGGCCCACAACGCCCACCCGGGCGCCTCGGAAATTCAGGCCCGAGCCATCCGCCAGGCGGTGCAGGACAGCGGACTGCCTGAAGGTGTGTTCTCCATGGTGCGCGGCAGTGGCAACGCGATTGGCGAAGCCCTGGTCGACCATCCGTTGATCAAGGCGGTGACCTTCACCGGCTCGGAACAAGGTGGCATGGCGCTGTACCGTCGTGCGCAACAGCGCCCGGAACCGATTCCGGTGTTTACCGAGATGACCAGCGTCAACCCCACATTCGTCCTGCCCCACGCGCTGGCCGGGCGTGGTTCGCAGATCGGTGATGGTTTCGCCGAGCGCATGTTGGTCAACGTCGGTCAGGCCTGCCTCAAACCGGCGATCCTGATCGCCATCGAAGGCACCGGATTTGACGCATTGCGCGCCGCGATGGCCCAGCGCGCGGCCCAAGCAGGTGCGCGTCCGATGCTGACGCCGGGCATTCACGCGTCTTACATCCGCGGCCTCGACGACCTGCAACGCGCCGGCGCCCGACTGGCGGCCGAGGGGGAGCCCGCCCATGGGGATCTGGATGGCCACTCTGCGTTGCTGGAAGTCGATGGCGCGCATTTTCTCAGCGAGACGGCACTGGCGCACGAAGTGTTCGGGCCGGCGGCGTTGTTGGTGAAGGTCAGGGACGCGGCGCAAATGCTCGCCGTCGCCCGCTCGCTTCGCGGTCAGCTCAGCGCTGCCATGCACCTTGAGCAGACGGACATCGAACTGGCCCGGCGCTTGCTGCCGATATTGGAGCGTCGCACCGGGCGCATTGTCGTCAACGCGTTTGCCCACCCACAGGAGGTGTCCTTCGCCACCATCCACGGGGGACCGTTTCCGGCATCATCGGACAGCCGCTTCACCTCGGTGGGCATGACGTCCATTGAGCGTTTCCTGCGTCCGGTGTCGTATCAGGGCTTTCCCGATGCGCTGCTACCGGAGGCACTGCGAGACATCAACGCCCTTGCAGTGCCACGCAGCGTGGACGGTCAGTAG
- a CDS encoding GGDEF domain-containing protein translates to MSQSESRANVLALYPEDTREAAALLKRAVPLMVRHNIAPNPVHYALWYTYSKGQDPELNRHLDRVLRDFDYFPPESATKLFREHIIRDELDDVRADQHQVISLVDGMERDVSRSVKGNLTFQSRLGQCMEMLDEPVSARLPDILSELQQSTRLMQSQQEHFLAQLQSAQSEIKTLRDKLERAQRAATLDGLTELLNRSAFTRQLEQALVKASQNVALVMLDIDHFKQFNDQYGHPLGDRVLQHVGQVLRDALPANAFAARYGGEEFCVVLEHCADLTVANAFAEQLRLKVQSLRIKARGTDTVLDTVTASFGVAFTEPGDNLESLVTRADDALYQAKRNGRNQVHTLEKDPVTP, encoded by the coding sequence ATGAGCCAATCAGAATCGCGTGCGAATGTTTTAGCGCTGTATCCGGAGGACACCCGGGAAGCCGCGGCCTTGCTCAAGCGAGCCGTGCCCCTGATGGTCCGCCACAACATTGCGCCCAATCCTGTGCATTACGCGCTCTGGTACACCTATAGCAAGGGCCAGGACCCGGAGCTCAATCGTCACCTGGACCGGGTGCTCAGAGACTTCGACTACTTTCCGCCAGAATCCGCCACCAAGCTGTTTCGCGAGCACATCATCCGTGACGAACTGGACGATGTCCGCGCGGACCAGCATCAGGTCATCAGCCTGGTGGATGGCATGGAGCGGGATGTCTCGCGCAGCGTCAAGGGCAATCTGACTTTTCAGAGCCGTCTCGGCCAGTGCATGGAGATGCTCGATGAGCCGGTCAGCGCTCGTCTGCCGGACATCTTGAGCGAGCTGCAGCAGAGCACCCGGCTGATGCAGAGCCAGCAGGAACACTTCCTTGCCCAGTTGCAATCAGCGCAAAGCGAAATCAAAACCCTGCGGGACAAGCTCGAGCGTGCGCAGCGGGCCGCCACGCTGGATGGCCTGACCGAGCTGCTCAATCGGTCTGCGTTCACCCGCCAGCTGGAGCAAGCGCTGGTCAAAGCGTCGCAAAACGTGGCGCTGGTCATGCTGGATATCGATCATTTCAAGCAGTTCAACGATCAGTACGGTCATCCGCTGGGCGATCGGGTGCTTCAGCATGTGGGTCAGGTACTGCGCGACGCGCTGCCAGCCAACGCTTTCGCGGCGCGCTACGGCGGTGAGGAATTTTGTGTGGTGCTCGAACACTGCGCCGATCTTACCGTGGCCAACGCCTTCGCCGAACAACTGCGGTTGAAAGTCCAGTCGCTGCGGATCAAGGCGCGGGGCACCGACACCGTGCTGGACACGGTCACCGCGTCCTTTGGTGTCGCCTTCACTGAACCCGGCGACAACCTGGAAAGCTTGGTGACCCGCGCTGATGACGCGTTGTACCAGGCCAAGCGCAATGGCCGGAACCAGGTGCATACCTTGGAAAAAGACCCGGTAACCCCCTGA